The following proteins come from a genomic window of Parafrankia irregularis:
- a CDS encoding phosphatase domain-containing protein gives MADPGRVSDLGVGAQHAGEPPLAVIDVDGVVADVRHRLRFLRALPGDWEAFFAAADVDPPLVEGVELVRTLARDHEVIWLTGRPERSRAATERWLRAQGLPVGELRMRPDADRRPARIFKRSELRRLGSRRRVAVVVDDDPAVVELLRADGWPVLRADWLAYEPTLGNAQNEEGRT, from the coding sequence GTGGCGGATCCGGGGCGCGTGTCCGACCTGGGCGTGGGCGCTCAGCATGCGGGCGAGCCACCGCTCGCGGTCATCGACGTGGACGGTGTCGTGGCGGACGTCCGGCACCGCCTGCGGTTCCTGCGGGCACTCCCGGGTGACTGGGAGGCCTTCTTCGCCGCCGCCGACGTCGACCCGCCGCTCGTCGAGGGCGTGGAGCTCGTCCGCACCCTCGCCCGCGACCACGAGGTGATCTGGCTGACGGGTCGCCCCGAGCGCTCCCGCGCCGCCACCGAGCGCTGGCTGCGTGCGCAGGGCCTGCCGGTGGGCGAGCTGCGGATGCGCCCGGACGCGGACCGGCGGCCCGCGCGGATCTTCAAGCGGTCGGAGCTGCGCCGCCTCGGCTCACGCCGCCGGGTCGCCGTCGTGGTCGACGACGACCCGGCGGTGGTGGAGCTGCTGCGCGCCGACGGCTGGCCCGTCCTGCGTGCTGACTGGCTCGCCTACGAGCCCACCCTGGGCAACGCCCAGAACGAGGAGGGGCGCACCTGA
- the gcvH gene encoding glycine cleavage system protein GcvH has translation MYPDDLKYTREHEWARADGNRVRVGITAYAQEALGDIVFVSLPEVGEEVSEGEPCGEVESTKSVSDIYAPVSGTVTARNEVLSSAPELVNSDPYGDGWLVEVTVADPSVLDELLDAAQYRDHVKEQ, from the coding sequence CTGTATCCCGACGACCTGAAATACACCCGTGAGCACGAGTGGGCCCGGGCCGACGGGAACCGGGTGCGTGTCGGTATCACCGCGTACGCCCAGGAGGCGCTGGGTGACATCGTCTTCGTCTCGCTGCCCGAGGTCGGGGAGGAGGTCTCGGAGGGTGAGCCGTGCGGCGAGGTCGAGTCGACCAAGAGCGTGTCGGACATCTACGCGCCCGTCTCGGGCACGGTCACCGCACGCAACGAGGTGCTGTCCTCCGCTCCGGAGCTGGTGAACTCGGACCCGTACGGCGACGGCTGGCTGGTCGAGGTCACGGTGGCGGATCCGTCGGTGCTCGACGAGCTCCTCGACGCGGCGCAGTACCGGGACCACGTCAAGGAGCAGTGA
- a CDS encoding MerR family transcriptional regulator, producing the protein MKSGTSIGAAARVAPDDADPHWGDDEQATMIEQGQLFGDEIPQPPGDDVGYRGPTACAAAGITYRQLDYWARTGLVAPSVRGASGSGSQRLYSFRDVLVLRVVRKLLEAGVSLQNIRAAVEHLRTRGVADLAHLTLISDGSTVYECTSDDEVIDLVRGGQGVFAIAVGRALEDMRGQLAELPCERPGQPAAAHPGDELAHRRRRRSSA; encoded by the coding sequence GTGAAGAGTGGCACCTCGATCGGGGCGGCCGCGCGGGTGGCGCCGGACGATGCGGATCCCCACTGGGGGGACGACGAGCAGGCGACCATGATCGAGCAGGGGCAGCTCTTCGGCGACGAGATACCGCAGCCGCCGGGGGATGATGTCGGCTACCGGGGGCCCACCGCCTGTGCGGCGGCGGGTATCACCTACCGCCAGCTCGACTACTGGGCCCGGACCGGGCTGGTGGCGCCGAGCGTGCGGGGTGCCAGCGGGTCCGGCAGCCAGCGGCTCTACTCGTTCCGGGACGTGCTGGTGCTGCGGGTCGTCCGCAAGCTGCTGGAAGCCGGGGTGTCGTTGCAGAACATCCGGGCGGCGGTGGAGCACCTGCGGACCAGGGGAGTGGCGGACCTCGCCCACCTGACACTGATCAGCGACGGCTCGACCGTCTACGAGTGCACCTCGGACGACGAGGTCATCGATCTCGTCCGGGGCGGCCAGGGCGTTTTCGCCATCGCGGTGGGCCGGGCCCTGGAGGACATGCGCGGTCAGCTCGCGGAACTGCCCTGTGAGCGCCCTGGGCAGCCGGCGGCGGCCCATCCGGGCGATGAGCTGGCGCACCGGCGACGGCGGCGCAGCTCGGCCTGA
- a CDS encoding transcriptional regulator FtsR, which produces MSGGGAAAESMRPSGRAEEFRPGVARRSPSARAEDAAKTLNIGEVLDRLRAEYPDITLSKIRYLESEGLVEPARTSSNYRKYSLDDVLRLRHVLHAQRERYLPLRVIKEELAALDRGDTALPRPGPRAVPDRPVGHGLDALIGAERVRLSRRELLAASGLDDDVLAELEGNGLVGPIAGGGYYDSDALLVARTVALLASHGVQVRHLRAARAAADREAGLIEAAVAPLRSGRLGESDGRAAQTVDELATLLVRMHAALLRTRLAASRSG; this is translated from the coding sequence GTGAGCGGCGGCGGCGCCGCGGCGGAGTCGATGCGCCCGTCGGGCCGTGCGGAGGAGTTCAGGCCGGGCGTGGCCCGGCGCAGTCCGTCCGCCCGGGCCGAGGACGCCGCGAAGACACTGAACATCGGCGAGGTCCTGGACCGGCTGCGAGCCGAGTACCCCGACATCACCCTTTCGAAGATCCGCTACCTGGAGTCCGAGGGGCTGGTCGAGCCGGCACGCACCAGCTCCAACTACCGGAAGTACTCGCTGGACGACGTTCTGCGGCTTCGGCATGTTCTGCATGCCCAGCGCGAGCGTTACCTCCCACTCCGGGTGATCAAGGAAGAGCTGGCCGCGCTGGACCGCGGCGACACCGCGCTGCCCCGCCCGGGGCCTCGGGCCGTCCCGGACCGCCCTGTCGGGCATGGCCTGGACGCCCTGATCGGCGCCGAGCGGGTCCGTCTGTCGCGCCGGGAGCTGTTGGCCGCCAGCGGCCTGGACGACGACGTCCTCGCCGAGCTGGAGGGTAACGGGCTTGTCGGGCCCATCGCCGGTGGCGGGTACTACGACTCCGACGCACTGCTGGTGGCCCGTACCGTGGCCCTGCTCGCCTCGCACGGCGTCCAGGTGCGCCACCTACGTGCCGCCCGTGCCGCGGCGGACCGTGAGGCAGGTCTCATCGAGGCCGCTGTCGCACCGCTGCGCTCCGGGCGGCTGGGAGAGTCCGACGGGCGCGCCGCGCAGACCGTCGACGAGCTTGCGACGCTGCTGGTGCGCATGCATGCCGCACTGCTGCGTACCCGGCTTGCCGCGAGCCGGTCGGGGTAG
- a CDS encoding bifunctional nuclease family protein, whose protein sequence is MHRLDIVGVRVELPSKQPIVLLKEVGGERYLPIWIGAVEATAIAFAQEGITTARPMTHDLMRDVLRALQTELTQVTITDLQDGVFFATLVFGNGVEVSARPSDAIALAMRMGAPVYGVEAVLAEAGITVPEEQEQEQESELEKFREFLDTISPEDFNTPGS, encoded by the coding sequence GTGCATCGGCTGGACATCGTCGGCGTGCGTGTCGAGCTTCCGTCGAAGCAGCCGATCGTTCTGCTCAAGGAGGTGGGAGGCGAGAGGTACCTGCCGATCTGGATCGGAGCGGTCGAGGCCACAGCCATCGCCTTCGCCCAGGAGGGCATCACGACGGCCCGCCCGATGACCCACGACCTGATGCGGGACGTCCTGCGCGCCCTGCAGACGGAGCTGACCCAGGTCACCATCACCGACCTGCAGGACGGCGTGTTCTTTGCCACCCTGGTCTTCGGTAACGGGGTCGAGGTCTCCGCCCGGCCCTCGGACGCGATCGCCCTGGCCATGCGGATGGGCGCGCCCGTGTACGGCGTGGAGGCGGTGCTGGCGGAGGCCGGCATCACGGTCCCGGAGGAGCAGGAACAGGAGCAGGAGAGCGAGCTGGAGAAGTTCCGGGAGTTCCTGGACACCATCTCGCCGGAGGACTTCAACACGCCGGGCTCGTGA
- a CDS encoding ATP-binding cassette domain-containing protein, translating to MTDQTAVLVEGLRKNYGRHTALAGLDLSVSVGSVHGVLGPNGAGKTTAVRILSTLLAADGGRAEVLGVDVLRHPERVRPRIGLTGQYAAVDERLTGLENLEMFGRLYRLRARTARARAIELLERFELTEASRRQIKTYSGGMRRRLDLAASLIMAPAVLFLDEPTTGLDPRSRQAMWRVIADLVREGTTVLLTTQYLEEADQLADRVSVIDGGRVIAEGTSDDLKRQIGGDRLEITIAPGDDLDAATAVLSRLGTGPAGVAAEERRVTVPVAGAAVLAEAVRSLDEIGATIVDVGLHRPSLDDVFMALTGHGAAGGADGSDGADGADGGKDAVRPPGPRSGDDESDLVAT from the coding sequence GTGACCGATCAGACAGCGGTCCTCGTCGAGGGCCTTCGCAAGAACTATGGCCGACATACGGCCCTGGCCGGGCTTGACCTGAGTGTCAGCGTCGGCAGTGTGCACGGTGTCCTCGGCCCGAACGGGGCCGGCAAGACGACCGCCGTCCGGATTCTGTCGACGCTGCTCGCGGCCGACGGCGGCCGGGCCGAGGTGCTCGGCGTCGACGTGCTGCGCCATCCGGAGCGGGTCAGGCCACGCATCGGCCTGACGGGCCAGTACGCGGCCGTGGACGAGCGGCTGACCGGCCTGGAGAACCTGGAGATGTTCGGCCGGCTGTACCGCCTGCGGGCCCGCACGGCGCGGGCCCGCGCGATCGAGCTGCTGGAGCGGTTCGAGCTGACCGAGGCCTCGCGGCGGCAGATCAAGACCTATTCGGGCGGCATGCGCCGCCGTCTCGACCTCGCGGCGAGCCTCATCATGGCTCCGGCCGTGCTGTTCCTGGACGAGCCCACCACCGGCCTGGACCCGCGCAGCCGCCAGGCGATGTGGCGCGTGATCGCGGATCTGGTCCGCGAGGGCACCACCGTGCTGCTGACCACGCAGTACCTGGAGGAGGCCGACCAGCTGGCGGACCGGGTGTCCGTCATCGACGGCGGCCGGGTGATCGCGGAGGGGACCTCCGACGATCTCAAGCGGCAGATCGGCGGTGACCGGCTGGAGATCACGATCGCGCCTGGCGACGACCTCGACGCCGCCACGGCCGTGCTAAGCCGGCTGGGTACGGGGCCGGCCGGCGTGGCCGCCGAGGAACGCCGGGTGACCGTGCCGGTCGCCGGCGCGGCCGTGCTCGCCGAGGCGGTGCGGTCGCTGGACGAGATCGGCGCCACGATCGTCGACGTCGGGCTTCACCGGCCGTCCCTCGACGACGTCTTCATGGCCCTGACGGGTCACGGTGCCGCAGGTGGCGCTGATGGCTCTGATGGCGCCGACGGCGCTGATGGCGGGAAGGACGCCGTGCGGCCGCCCGGCCCGCGGTCGGGTGACGACGAGTCGGATCTGGTGGCGACATGA
- a CDS encoding FHA domain-containing protein — protein sequence MFCTRCGQQNPSDALYCARCGSPLVRPGEPVAPERPAEQTSTLNLAAALSGIEGDHVDDSTERDAVAAVDALPPGSALLVVKRGPNAGSRFLLDADLTTVGRHPESDIFLDDVTVSRRHAEFHRSPYTKGFSVRDVGSLNGTYLNRERIDSAELTGGDEVQIGKFRLVFLTGATYGGVGVR from the coding sequence GTGTTCTGCACGAGGTGCGGCCAGCAGAACCCGTCCGACGCGCTGTACTGCGCGCGGTGCGGGTCGCCTCTGGTACGTCCGGGCGAGCCCGTGGCGCCGGAGCGACCCGCGGAGCAGACGTCGACCCTGAACCTTGCCGCGGCCCTCTCCGGTATCGAGGGCGACCATGTCGACGACTCGACCGAGCGCGACGCCGTCGCCGCGGTCGATGCGCTTCCGCCGGGTTCAGCCCTGCTTGTCGTCAAGCGGGGGCCGAACGCGGGTAGCCGGTTCCTGCTGGACGCGGACCTCACCACGGTCGGGCGCCATCCGGAGAGCGACATCTTTCTGGACGACGTGACCGTTTCCCGCCGGCATGCCGAGTTTCACCGCTCGCCCTACACGAAGGGTTTCTCCGTTCGTGACGTCGGCAGTCTCAACGGCACCTACCTGAACCGCGAGCGGATCGACTCCGCCGAGCTGACCGGTGGTGACGAGGTCCAGATCGGCAAGTTCCGCCTGGTCTTCCTGACCGGTGCTACCTACGGCGGGGTCGGCGTCCGGTGA
- a CDS encoding ABC transporter permease has protein sequence MSTLDLSPVPGRGRLAWEAADAWVMCRRNLVQTWRVPELLVFATIQPVLFVLLFTYVFGGAINVGPGVEYVDYLMPGVFVQTVIFGSMMTGIGLATDKEAGLIDRFRALPMSRSALLTGRTLADLVRNAFIILIMLLVGLAVGFRFGNTTVPAALAGFGLMLLFAYAFSWLSAVIGMSVGSAEAAQSGGMIWIFPFVFASSSFAPVESMPGWLQAFAKHQPVTCTVDAVRALFLGGPVAGDLLAALAWCLGILVVAGPLAVRAYRRGTAH, from the coding sequence ATGAGCACTCTGGACCTGAGCCCGGTTCCCGGGCGTGGCAGGCTCGCCTGGGAGGCCGCGGACGCCTGGGTGATGTGCCGGCGCAACCTCGTCCAGACCTGGCGGGTGCCGGAGCTGCTGGTCTTCGCGACGATCCAGCCGGTGCTGTTCGTCCTGCTGTTCACCTATGTCTTCGGCGGCGCGATCAACGTCGGTCCGGGGGTGGAGTACGTCGACTACCTGATGCCCGGCGTCTTCGTGCAGACGGTGATCTTCGGGTCGATGATGACCGGCATCGGGCTGGCCACCGACAAGGAGGCGGGCCTGATCGACCGCTTCCGCGCGCTGCCGATGAGCCGCTCGGCGCTGCTGACGGGCCGGACCCTCGCGGATCTCGTCCGCAACGCGTTCATCATTCTGATCATGCTGCTGGTGGGTCTGGCGGTCGGCTTCCGGTTCGGGAACACGACGGTTCCCGCCGCGCTGGCTGGGTTCGGCCTCATGCTGCTCTTCGCCTACGCGTTCTCGTGGCTCTCGGCGGTCATCGGCATGTCGGTCGGCAGCGCGGAGGCCGCGCAGTCGGGCGGAATGATCTGGATCTTCCCGTTCGTGTTCGCGAGCTCCTCGTTCGCCCCGGTCGAATCCATGCCCGGCTGGCTCCAGGCGTTCGCGAAGCACCAGCCGGTCACCTGCACCGTCGACGCGGTGCGAGCCCTTTTCCTCGGGGGCCCGGTGGCCGGGGACCTGCTGGCGGCTCTCGCCTGGTGCCTGGGAATCCTCGTGGTGGCCGGGCCGCTCGCCGTCCGCGCCTACCGCAGGGGCACCGCCCACTGA